The genomic DNA ACGGCATCACCGAATTGCAGCAGATCGAGGAAACCGCGGACGGCCTGATTATCGGCGCCGGCGTCAGCTACACCATGGCCTATGCCGCCCTCGCCAAGACGTTTCTCGGGCTCGGTCCGCTGATCAACCGCATCGGCGGCGAACAGGTGCGCAACATGGGCACGATCGGCGGCAATATCGCTAACGGCTCACCGATCGGCGACAGTCCGCCGCCCCTGATCGTGCTTGGCGCGACGGTGACCCTGCGCTCGACCGCCGGTCGGCGGACGTTGCCGCTCGAATCCTTCTTCATCGCTTATGGCAAGCAGGATCGCCAACCCGGCGAATTCGTCGAAAGCATCTTCGTGCCGCGCCTGCCGGCGGGCGATCTCTTTGCCGCCTACAAGATCTCCAAGCGCCGCGACGAAGATATCTCCGCGCTGCTTGGCGCGTTCCGTCTATCGGTGGATGGCGGCATCGTCCGCTCCGCCCGCATCGCCTTCGGCGGCATGGCCGCGACGCCCAAGCGCGCCAGCAACGTCGAGGCGGCGCTGATCGGCAAGCCATGGACCGAGGAAACGGTCCGCGCCGCGCAAGCCGCCTTCGAGAGCGATTACCAGCCGCTCACCGACTGGCGGGCAACGAGCGACTACCGCATGCTTGCGGCGAAGAACCTTCTGATGCGTTTCTTCCTGGAAAGCGGCGGCGAGCCGGCGCAACTGGTTCGCTTTGCTGCGGGAGGCCGATAGTCATGGACAAATCCACCTTCGAGGAACGCAAGACGATCCGCGGCGAGATGCATGTTTCCCAGCGTCACGACAGCGCCCACAAGCATGTCTCCGGCACCGCCGACTACATCGACGACATGCCCGAGCCGGCGGGCACGCTGCATGGCGCGCTTGGCATGACCGACCGGGCGCATGCGGAAATCACCGCCATGGACCTTTCGGCCGTCGCCGCCGTGCCCGGTGTCATGCTGGTGCTGACCGCCAAGGACATGCCGCATTCCAACGACATCAGCCCGAGCCACCTGCATGACGAGCCGGTGCTTGCCGATGGCCTCGTGCAGTTTCATGGCCAGCCGGCCTTCGCCGTGATTGCAGAAACCCGTGACATCGCCCGTCGGGCGGCAAGGCTCGCCAAGATCACCTATCGCGACCTGCCGCATTTCACCGACATTCTCGATGCCGTCGCCCATGGCGGGCAGTTGGTCACCCAGCCGCTCACGCTGCAGCGCGGCGATGCCGAGGCGGAGCTGGAAAAGGCGCCACGGCGGCTCAAAGGCAGCATGCGCGTCGGCGGACAGGAGCATTTCTACCTCGAAGGCCATATCGCCCTTGCCATTCCCGGCGAGGACGACGAGGTCACCGTCTGGTCCTCGACCCAGCATCCGAGCGAGATCCAGCACATGGTCTCGCACGTGCTCGGCGTGCCCTCCAATGCGGTGACCGTGAACGTGCGCCGCATGGGTGGTGGCTTCGGCGGCAAGGAAACGCAAGGAAACCAGTTCGCAGCCCTTGCCGCGGTCGCGGCGAAGAAGCTCAACCGCGCCGTCAAGTTCCGCCCGGATCGCGACGAGGACATGACGGCAACCGGCAAGCGCCACGACTTCCTCGTCGATTACGACGTCGGCTTCGACGACGAGGGCCGCATCCATGCGGTCCATGCCAACTACGCGGCGCGCTGCGGCTACTCTTCGGACCTCTCCGGCCCGGTCACAGACCGTGCGCTGTTCCATGCGGACAGCTCCTATTTCTATCCGCATGTGAAGCTCACCTCACAGCCGCTGAAGACCAACACGGTCTCAAACACCGCTTATCGTGGCTTCGGCGGCCCGCAAGGCATGGTCGGCGGCGAGCGCATCATCGAGGAAATCGCCTACCAGCTCGGCAAGGATCCGCTCGAAATCCGCAAGCTGAATTTCTATGGCGACAAGGGCTCCGGCCGCGATGTCACGCCCTACCATCAGCAGGTCGAAGACAACATCATCGCGCAGATCGTCGCGGAGCTGGAAGAAAGCGCCGACTATCAGGCGCGCCGTCAGGCGATCCTCGCGTTCAATCGGGAAAGCCGCGTCATCCGCAAGGGCATCGCGCTGACGCCGGTGAAGTTCGGCATCTCCTTCACCATGACCGCCTTCAACCAGGCGGGCGCGCTTGTGCATATCTACCAGGACGGCTCGATCCACCTCAACCACGGCGGCACCGAGATGGGCCAAGGCCTCTACATCAAGGTCGCGCAGGTGATCGCCGACAGCTTCCAGGTCGACCTCGACCGCGTTCGCATCACTGCGACGACGACCGGCAAGGTGCCGAACACGTCGGCGACCGCCGCCTCTTCGGGCTCTGACTTGAACGGCATGGCCGCCTTCGACGCCGCGCGCCAGATCAAGGACCGTCTCGTCGGTTTCGCCTGCGAGCGCTGGCAGACGACGCCCGAGAATGTCAGCTTCGTCGCCAACCACGTGAAGATCGGCGAGGAGCTGATCCCCTTCCCTGAATTCATCAAGCAGGCCTATATGGGCCGTATCCAGCTTTCGGCCGCCGGCTACTACAAGACGCCGAAGATCCACTGGGATCGAGCCAGCGGCCGCGGCACACCCTTCTATTACTTCGCCTATGGCGCTGCGGTTTCGGAGGTTTCGATCGACACGCTGACCGGCGAATACATGGTCGACCGGGTCGACGTGCTGCACGACGTCGGCCGTTCGCTCAATCCGGCGATCGACCTCGGTCAGATCGAGGGCGGCTTCGTGCAAGGGATGGGCTGGCTGACGACGGAAGAGCTCTGGTGGGACGACAAGGGACGGCTTCGCACGCACGCCCCCTCCACCTACAAGATCCCCCTTGCCTCCGACCGGCCGAAGATCTTCAACGTCAAGCTTGCCGAATGGTCGAGCAACGCCGAGAAGACCATTGGCCGCTCCAAGGCGGTGGGAGAGCCGCCCTTCATGCTGCCGATCTCGGTTCTGGAAGCCCTGTCGATGGCGGTGGCGAGTGTCGCCGACTACCGCGAGTGCCCGCGGCTCGATGCTCCGGCAACACCGGAGCGTGTGCTGATGGCCGTCGAACGTCTGCGCAATCGCTGACAGCCATCACGATTTGCCTCAGATCCGCGGCAGTTCATTGATGCTGAACAGGCGGCGAGCGTTGGCCATCGCCTCCTCGTCGTCGCGGTGCGGGCTATGAACATCCATGAAACCCATGTCTCTCTTGATATGATCGGAGAGCGTGTTGACATCGAGCATCGGCTTGGGGGCAACAAGGCCACCGAACAGGGCGGCTGTGAGCCGGGCGACCGGCTCGAATGAAAGAAATGCTTTTCTTTCAGTACGTTCGTAAGTGTCGCAAGTCATTTCAGCACCTGTTTCGTCTTGGGAAGTTGACTTGAAGGATGCCGTGGAGGAGGATCGAAATCCAATCGAACATCCGTCTGGATGCATCAAGAGAACTTATCCATGAAGATGTCGAAGCAGTTTCCGCTGAATGCGCTGCGGGTCTTCGAGGCGGTCGCAAGGCTCGGCAGCTTCACCAAGGCCGGTGAAGAGCTGGGCATGACCCAGACGGCCGTAAGCTACCAGGTCAAGTTGATCGAGGAGAATGTCGGCGAGCCGCTGTTCCTGCGGCGCCCGCGCCAGATCTCGCTGACGGAAGTCGGCCAGCGCATGGCGCCGCGCGTCACCGAAGCCTTCGAGATGCTGCAGGAAGCGGTTTCGAATGCCCGTGGCGATATCGACAGCGCGCTCCTGATCAGCTCGACGCCGACCTTCGCCTCGCAATGGCTTGCCCGCAACATCGGCAGCTTCCAGCTCGCCCATCCGAACATCGCCGTTCGGCTGACGACCAGCGACTCGCTCACCGATTTTACCCGCGAACCGGCCGACCTTGCCATCCGCTCCGGTGCCGGCGTCTGGCCCGGCCTCGACACGCATCCGCTGATGCGGGTGGAATTCAGCCCGATGCTGAGTCCGGCGCTTGCCGAGACCATTGGCGGCGTGCACGAGCCGCGCGACCTGCTGAAGCTGCGCATCATCGATCCCGGTGACCCCTGGTGGCCGATGTGGTTCAAGGCCGCCGGCGTCAAGGATCCCGATCTCGAAGGACGGCCGCACAGCCGCCTCGGCGCGCAATCCTTCGAGGCGCGCGCCGCCATCGCCGGCCAGGGCGTGGCGATCCTGACGCCGGAATTCTACCCCGATGACGTGGCGCTCGGTCGGCTCTACCAGCCCTTCGAGCTGCGCTGCAGCGACGGCTGCGATTATTGGCTCGCCTATCCGCACGCCCGCCGCAACACACCCAAGATCAGGATTTTCCGCGACTGGATCCTCGGCGAACTTTGCGCGCCGAACTTCCTGCAAGCAAATAGCGCTTGAGGAGCGTCGAAGCCCCTTTTCCCCTCCGTGGTTTATGCGCAAAGTGAGGCAACGGAGACAAAGGGGATCTGAATGTACGAGTTCGCCATCGCCTGGGAATGGCTGGCCTTTGCCGTGCGCTGGTTGCACGTCATCACCGCCATCGCCTGGATCGGCTCATCCTTCTATTTCATCGCGCTCGACCTGGGTCTCGTGAAGCGCGATCACTTGCCCGTCGGCGCCTATGGCGAAGAATGGCAGGTCCATGGCGGCGGTTTCTATCACATCCAGAAATACCTGGTCGCACCGGCCTCGATGCCCGAGCATCTCACCTGGTTCAAATGGGAATCCTACGTGACGTGGCTTTCTGGCTTCGCCATGCTCTGTGTCGTCTACTATGGCGGCGCCGATCTGTTCCTGATCGACCGCCACGTGCTCGACATCTCGGCGACCACGGCGATCCTGATTTCGCTCGCCTCGCTCGGCATCGGCTGGCTGTTTTACGATCTGCTCTGCAAGTCGCCGATCGGCAGGAACACCTGGGGGTTGATGGCACTGCTCTATGTGGCGCTGGTCGTCATGGCCTGGGGCTATACGCAGGTCTTCACCGGCCGCGCCGCCTTCCTGCATCTCGGCGCTTTCACCGCGACGATCATGTCGGCCAACGTCTTCTTCATCATCATCCCCAACCAGAAGATCGTCGTCGCCGACCTGATCGCCGGCCGCACGCCGGATCCGAAACTCGGCGCGCAGGCCAAGCAGCGCTCGCTGCACAACAACTACCTGACGCTGCCCGTCATCTTCTTCATGCTGTCGAACCACTATCCGCTTGCGTTTGCCACCGCGTTCAACTGGATCATCGCCGCACTCGTCTTCCTGATGGGCGTCACCATCCGCCACTGGTTCAACACCACCCACGCCCGCAAGGGCCGGCCGACCTGGACCTGGCTCGTCACCGCCCTCCTCTTCATCCTGATCATGTGGCTTTCGACCGTGCCGAAGGTGCTGACCGGCGGCGAAAAGGCCGAGGTTGCGCCCGCCTTCAGCCGCTTCGCCGCCAATGCCCACTTCCCTGCAGTCAAGGACACGGTCTCGACACG from Ensifer adhaerens includes the following:
- the xdhB gene encoding xanthine dehydrogenase molybdopterin binding subunit, which translates into the protein MDKSTFEERKTIRGEMHVSQRHDSAHKHVSGTADYIDDMPEPAGTLHGALGMTDRAHAEITAMDLSAVAAVPGVMLVLTAKDMPHSNDISPSHLHDEPVLADGLVQFHGQPAFAVIAETRDIARRAARLAKITYRDLPHFTDILDAVAHGGQLVTQPLTLQRGDAEAELEKAPRRLKGSMRVGGQEHFYLEGHIALAIPGEDDEVTVWSSTQHPSEIQHMVSHVLGVPSNAVTVNVRRMGGGFGGKETQGNQFAALAAVAAKKLNRAVKFRPDRDEDMTATGKRHDFLVDYDVGFDDEGRIHAVHANYAARCGYSSDLSGPVTDRALFHADSSYFYPHVKLTSQPLKTNTVSNTAYRGFGGPQGMVGGERIIEEIAYQLGKDPLEIRKLNFYGDKGSGRDVTPYHQQVEDNIIAQIVAELEESADYQARRQAILAFNRESRVIRKGIALTPVKFGISFTMTAFNQAGALVHIYQDGSIHLNHGGTEMGQGLYIKVAQVIADSFQVDLDRVRITATTTGKVPNTSATAASSGSDLNGMAAFDAARQIKDRLVGFACERWQTTPENVSFVANHVKIGEELIPFPEFIKQAYMGRIQLSAAGYYKTPKIHWDRASGRGTPFYYFAYGAAVSEVSIDTLTGEYMVDRVDVLHDVGRSLNPAIDLGQIEGGFVQGMGWLTTEELWWDDKGRLRTHAPSTYKIPLASDRPKIFNVKLAEWSSNAEKTIGRSKAVGEPPFMLPISVLEALSMAVASVADYRECPRLDAPATPERVLMAVERLRNR
- a CDS encoding LysR substrate-binding domain-containing protein; this encodes MKMSKQFPLNALRVFEAVARLGSFTKAGEELGMTQTAVSYQVKLIEENVGEPLFLRRPRQISLTEVGQRMAPRVTEAFEMLQEAVSNARGDIDSALLISSTPTFASQWLARNIGSFQLAHPNIAVRLTTSDSLTDFTREPADLAIRSGAGVWPGLDTHPLMRVEFSPMLSPALAETIGGVHEPRDLLKLRIIDPGDPWWPMWFKAAGVKDPDLEGRPHSRLGAQSFEARAAIAGQGVAILTPEFYPDDVALGRLYQPFELRCSDGCDYWLAYPHARRNTPKIRIFRDWILGELCAPNFLQANSA
- the puuD gene encoding urate hydroxylase PuuD codes for the protein MYEFAIAWEWLAFAVRWLHVITAIAWIGSSFYFIALDLGLVKRDHLPVGAYGEEWQVHGGGFYHIQKYLVAPASMPEHLTWFKWESYVTWLSGFAMLCVVYYGGADLFLIDRHVLDISATTAILISLASLGIGWLFYDLLCKSPIGRNTWGLMALLYVALVVMAWGYTQVFTGRAAFLHLGAFTATIMSANVFFIIIPNQKIVVADLIAGRTPDPKLGAQAKQRSLHNNYLTLPVIFFMLSNHYPLAFATAFNWIIAALVFLMGVTIRHWFNTTHARKGRPTWTWLVTALLFILIMWLSTVPKVLTGGEKAEVAPAFSRFAANAHFPAVKDTVSTRCSMCHAAEPVYEGITQAPKGVMLESDAEIAAHAREIYIQAGRSHAMPPGNVTDMTTDERQLLTAWFESAVEEGKTQ